Proteins from a genomic interval of Treponema succinifaciens DSM 2489:
- the cdaA gene encoding diadenylate cyclase CdaA, whose translation MNQFETLIKIYDFIRPVLDIGIITFLLYKAYQLITKTNAIQLIRAAVVVVLSYAVAVILQLRTLLWIFSVIAPGLMMAFAIVFQPELRKVFLKLGQAEWFTFGSRAKHSYVDSVLIAAEMLSKQKRGMLAVFMRRTKLDNILSTGTRLNADLSSSLLVTIFGHNTPLHDGACFIQGGKILAAGCFLPVSEQYDIKKTFGTRHRAALGLCEVSDCVVLVVSEETGAYSLAYDSKLHYDLTMDQVTRILERQLDITPDQQIIEDTIDEHKPITGKDN comes from the coding sequence ATGAATCAGTTTGAAACTTTAATAAAAATATATGATTTTATCAGGCCTGTGCTTGATATAGGAATTATTACATTTCTTCTGTACAAGGCTTACCAGCTTATAACAAAAACCAATGCGATTCAACTTATAAGGGCTGCGGTTGTTGTTGTTCTTTCTTATGCGGTTGCAGTTATTCTTCAGCTTAGAACTTTGCTTTGGATTTTTTCGGTGATTGCTCCTGGACTTATGATGGCTTTTGCGATTGTTTTTCAGCCGGAATTAAGAAAAGTTTTCCTTAAGCTTGGACAGGCTGAATGGTTTACTTTCGGAAGCAGAGCAAAGCATTCTTATGTGGATTCTGTTCTTATTGCCGCTGAAATGCTTTCAAAGCAGAAGCGCGGAATGCTTGCTGTTTTTATGCGGCGCACAAAACTTGATAATATTCTTTCCACAGGAACAAGACTTAATGCAGACCTTTCTTCAAGTTTGCTTGTAACGATTTTCGGGCATAATACGCCTTTGCATGACGGAGCTTGTTTTATTCAGGGCGGGAAAATTCTTGCGGCGGGTTGTTTTCTTCCGGTGAGTGAGCAGTATGACATAAAAAAGACTTTTGGAACGCGTCATAGGGCGGCTTTGGGACTTTGCGAGGTAAGCGACTGCGTTGTGCTTGTTGTAAGTGAAGAAACCGGCGCGTACAGTCTTGCTTATGACTCAAAACTTCATTATGACCTTACAATGGATCAGGTTACAAGAATTCTTGAACGTCAGCTGGATATTACTCCAGATCAGCAGATTATAGAGGATACAATTGATGAGCATAAACCAATTACTGGCAAAGATAACTAA
- a CDS encoding CdaR family protein — protein MSINQLLAKITKNWPVKAICFVLAAMIYFFHQISLLDVKTFSVPLEVRAEGNMIPVSGLEQVKYIRVKVRTKRDQIASIMEKDLTAFIDVSSQTKEGIYDFPVYVDLDEKIVQLDLEPLEIYNQPDNVKIQIQKKTTKAVPLYASVLGKPAHGYKALSAELEPSFVTLCGPASMLDSINKMPVGAVSVEGAEGSISKIVSPVNTNSYISILGEKNSIRVSVPIVIEGTAKEFKNVPVVLVNLSQSLAVSGDAVEIDFSVEGNLLDIEKVSPANFNVFADCAFITEPGIYEVPVQIDAPGNLTITSQSFSVFVLNVVKSEQEEEIPIEEPEPEKKSTSSVFKVPVLS, from the coding sequence ATGAGCATAAACCAATTACTGGCAAAGATAACTAAAAACTGGCCTGTAAAAGCAATCTGCTTTGTTCTGGCTGCGATGATTTATTTCTTTCATCAGATTTCACTTCTTGATGTAAAAACTTTTTCTGTGCCTCTTGAAGTCCGGGCTGAAGGAAACATGATTCCTGTTTCCGGGCTTGAGCAGGTAAAATACATAAGGGTAAAAGTCAGAACAAAACGAGACCAGATTGCTTCTATAATGGAAAAGGATTTGACTGCGTTTATAGATGTTTCGTCCCAGACAAAAGAAGGTATTTACGATTTTCCTGTTTATGTTGATCTTGATGAAAAAATTGTGCAGCTTGATTTGGAGCCGCTTGAAATTTACAATCAGCCTGACAATGTGAAGATTCAGATTCAAAAGAAAACAACAAAAGCAGTTCCTCTTTATGCCTCTGTTTTGGGAAAGCCTGCGCATGGATACAAGGCGCTGTCTGCTGAACTTGAGCCTTCATTTGTAACTTTGTGCGGACCTGCGTCGATGCTGGATTCAATAAATAAGATGCCGGTTGGAGCTGTTTCGGTTGAAGGTGCGGAGGGAAGCATTTCAAAAATTGTAAGTCCTGTAAATACAAATTCATATATTTCAATTCTTGGAGAAAAAAATTCTATTAGAGTTTCTGTTCCGATTGTGATTGAAGGAACTGCAAAAGAATTCAAGAATGTTCCTGTTGTGCTTGTAAATCTTTCGCAAAGCCTTGCAGTTTCTGGAGACGCTGTTGAAATTGATTTTTCTGTGGAAGGAAATTTGCTTGATATTGAAAAAGTTTCCCCGGCAAACTTTAATGTTTTTGCCGACTGCGCTTTTATTACGGAGCCTGGAATTTATGAAGTACCGGTTCAAATTGACGCTCCTGGAAATCTGACTATTACTTCGCAAAGTTTCAGCGTTTTTGTTCTGAACGTTGTAAAATCAGAACAGGAAGAAGAAATTCCTATAGAAGAGCCGGAGCCTGAAAAAAAATCAACAAGCTCAGTTTTTAAAGTTCCGGTTTTGTCATAA